The following proteins come from a genomic window of Aptenodytes patagonicus chromosome 21, bAptPat1.pri.cur, whole genome shotgun sequence:
- the IL22RA1 gene encoding interleukin-22 receptor subunit alpha-1 — translation MKQFLIVFAVFSVVGIVTTEGPSCLKRAAFSSTNFENILTWQTEADIPPGTVFDVQYKQYGEKSWLNKRECQSITKPFCNLTCETENITEHYYARVRATGQNYCSSNWVRSERFEPRKETIIGAPEVEYIPYVRSIKFLIRPPYTPLRGEDDRQLTVEDVSSKFGAVDYHLTIFNQRTHQKWTKNEHNKEFEVFNLDPDTEYNGTVYIYLLQRSSKAQVFWVKTLADNTWLLYCFVALAFCAGLVFAAISYVIYRYVKQHSAQPMSLDFRGISSFQPLTLTVEHIIKTINLTKPSLLIPEVQLPQISQHVDRALEPPWSFRPPETAYQQQMDVPTFQLPTQPPCLTSAAPAGYAPQIAEQSIPTAASSKILPLTYGVCVKGTDHVDQKNLQPNQMLKEVSPDSFVCGKLITQMLGKSCSRWNYKEQRPNLALWNSSDTRESVLLQGSPGQTQQLLLQTDGMENKVHVSQLSLSLLEQGGCYRQQTAELPLLWSSVKADTDYVPENESLPSLSATLLFSVGTGNSFPGENNTEQWMLPDSFSHAANKLQFPETQETEMLTATKELSCTKLNNVVSQDTISDWDNGTPLTMLFKDLDLKVLWDQDENTEFY, via the exons ATGAAGCAATTTCTGATCGTCTTCGCTGTATTTTCAGTGGTCG GCATTGTGACTACAGAGGGGCCATCATGTCTGAAACGTGCAGCATTTTCTTCTACAAACTTTGAGAACATCCTGACATGGCAAACTGAAGCAGATATTCCCCCTGGCACTGTATTTGATGTCCAATATAAACA GTACGGAGAAAAATCCTGGCTTAACAAGCGTGAGTGCCAGAGTATCACGAAGCCTTTCTGCAATCTCActtgtgaaacagaaaacatcacagaGCATTACTATGCCAGGGTGAGGGCCACTGGCCAGAACTACTGCTCCTCCAACTGGGTGCGCTCAGAAAGATTTGAACCCAGAAAAGAGA CTATTATTGGAGCACCAGAGGTGGAGTATATTCCTTATGTACGGTCCATAAAGTTTCTTATACGGCCCCCCTATACTCCACTGAGAGGTGAGGATGACCGCCAGCTAACCGTAGAGGACGTTTCTAGCAAATTTGGTGCTGTTGATTATCACTTAACAATATTCAACCAAAGGACACACCAAAAG tggACAAAGAATGAGCACAACAAAGAATTTGAAGTTTTCAACTTGGACCCAGACACTGAATATAACGGAACAGTATACATATATCTCctccagagaagcagcaaagctcAAGTATTTTGGGTTAAAACACTAGCAG ACAACACATGGCTTCTCTACTGTTTCGTGGCACTCGCATTCTGTGCTGGACTGGTGTTTGCTGCAATTAGCTATGTGATCTATAGATACGTCAAGCAACACAGTGCACAGCCTATGTCTTTG GACTTCAGAGGGATTTCATCGTTCCAGCCTCTTACACTGACAGTGGAACATATTATAAAGACCATTAATTTAACCAAACCTTCACTTCTCATCCCTGAAGTGCAGTTACCACAGATCAGCCAACATGTGGACAGAGCACTGGAGCCACCATGGTCTTTCCGTCCACCAGAAACTGCCTACCAGCAACAGATGGATGTACCGACATTCCAGCTGCCCACTCAGCCACCCTGCTTGACAAGCGCAGCTCCTGCTGGTTACGCTCCTCAAATAGCTGAGCAAAGCATTCCTACTGCCGCGTCCAGCAAAATTCTGCCCCTAACCTATGGGGTGTGTGTCAAAGGCACAGACCACGTTGACCAGAAGAATTTGCAGCCAAACCAAATGCTAAAGGAAGTTTCCCCAGATAGTTTTGTTTGTGGAAAGCTCATAACCCAGATGCTGGGCAAGAGCTGCAGCCGTTGGAATTACAAAGAACAGAGGCCAAACTTGGCATTGTGGAACAGCAGTGACACAAGAGAGTCAGTTCTCTTACAGGGGAGCCCTGGGCAAACACAGCAACTGCTGTTGCAGACTGACGGGATGGAAAATAAAGTGCATGTATCCCAGCTGTCACTGTCTTTGCTGGAACAAGGAGGATGCTACAGACAACAGACAGCAGAACTGCCACTGTTATGGTCTTCAGTGAAAGCTGACACAGACTATGTTCCAGAGAATGAATCGCTGCCATCTCTATCAGCCACCCTCCTTTTCTCAGTCGGTACTGGTAACAGCTTCCCTGGAGAGAACAATACAGAGCAGTGGATGTTGCCAGATTCATTCTCACATGCTGCAAATAAATTGCAGTTCCCAGAGactcaagaaacagaaatgttaacaGCAACAAAGGAGCTAAGCTGCACAAAACTGAATAATGTTGTGTCCCAAGACACTATCTCAGACTGGGACAATGGCACTCCTCTCACTATGCTGTTCAAAGATTTAGACTTAAAAGTACTGTGGGATCAGgatgaaaacacagaattttattAG